From Lepus europaeus isolate LE1 chromosome 3, mLepTim1.pri, whole genome shotgun sequence, a single genomic window includes:
- the TSPO2 gene encoding translocator protein 2 produces the protein MRPQGAIFVVLPHLGLILVWLVTSHQMSGWCEGPRKLAWCPPYKVMLLVWTTIFSVMGYASYLVWKDLGGGFGWPLALPLGLYAMQLAISWTVLVLFFEAHSPGLALLHLLLLYGLVVSTALIWHPINKLAALLLLPYLAWLTVTAAITYRLWRDSLCPEHQPQPTAGGELLRP, from the exons ATGCGGCCTCAAGGGGCCATCTTCGTGGTGCTCCCCCACCTAGGGCTCATCCTGGTCTGGCTGGTCACCAGCCACCAGATGTCAGGGTGGTGTGAGGGCCCACGGAAACTGGCCTGGTGCCCGCCCTACAAAGTCATGTTGCTCGTGTGGACCACCATCTTCTCCGTCATGGG CTACGCCTCCTATCTGGTGTGGAAGGACCTGGGAGGGGGCTTCGGgtggcccctggccctgcctctcggCCTCTATGCCATGCAGCTGGCCATCAGCTGGACTGTCCTGGTTCTCTTTTTTGAAGCCCACAGCCCTGGTCTG gccctgctgcacctgctgctgctctacGGGCTGGTGGTGAGCACAGCGCTGATCTGGCACCCCATCAACAAGCTGGCCGCCCTGCTTCTGCTGCCCTACCTGGCCTGGCTCACCGTGACCGCTGCCATCACCTATCGCCTGTGGAGGGACAGCCTCTGCCCAGAGCACCAGCCTCAGCCCACGGCCGGAGGAGAGCTCCTGAGGCCCTAG
- the APOBEC2 gene encoding C->U-editing enzyme APOBEC-2 translates to MAQKEEAAAAAAPASQNGEGGEDLDNLDDPEKLKELIELPPFEIVTGERLPVNFFKFQFRNVEYSSGRNKTFLCYVVEVQGKGGQVQATRGYLEDEHAAAHAEEAFFNTILPAFDPALRYNVTWYVSSSPCAACADRIIRTLGKTKNLRLLILVGRLFMWEEPEIQAALKKLREAGCRLRIMKPQDFEYVWQNFVEQEEGEAKAFEPWEDIQENFLYYEEKLADILK, encoded by the exons ATGGCCCAGAAAGAAGAAGCCGCTGCGGCCGCCGCGCCTGCCTCCCAGAATGGGGAGGGGGGCGAGGATCTGGACAACCTAGACGACCCTGAGAAGCTGAAAGAGCTGATCGAGCTGCCACCCTTTGAGATTGTCACAGG GGAGCGGCTGCCTGTCAACTTCTTCAAGTTCCAGTTCCGGAATGTGGAGTACAGTTCCGGACGGAACAAGACCTTCCTCTGCTACGTGGTCGAGGTGCAGGGCAAGGGAGGCCAAGTTCAAGCAACCCGGGGCTACCTGGAAGATGAGCACGCGGCCGCCCACGCCGAAGAAGCCTTCTTCAACACCATCCTGCCGGCCTTCGACCCGGCCCTGCGGTACAACGTCACCTGGTACGTGTCGTCCAGCCCCTGTGCGGCCTGCGCCGACCGCATCATCAGAACCCTGGGCAAGACCAAGAACCTGCGCCTGCTCATCCTGGTGGGGCGGCTCTTCATGTGGGAAGAGCCTGAGATCCAGGCTGCGCTGAAGAAgctgagggaggctggctgcaggCTGCGCATCATGAAGCCGCAGGACTTCGAGTACGTCTGGCAGAACTTTGTGgagcaggaagagggagaagcCAAGGCCTTTGAGCCCTGGGAGGACATTCAGGAGAACTTCCTCTACTACGAGGAGAAGCTAGCCGACATCCTCAAGTAG
- the OARD1 gene encoding ADP-ribose glycohydrolase OARD1 isoform X1 yields MASSLNEDPEGSRITYVKGDLFACPKTDSLAHCISEDCRMGAGIAVLFKKKFGGVQELLNQQKKSGEVAVLKRDGRYIYYLITKKRASHKPTYENLQKSLEAMKSHCLRNGVTDLSMPRIGCGLDRLQWENVSAIIEEVFEATDIKITVYTL; encoded by the exons ATGGCCAGCAGCCTTAATGAAGACCCAGAAGGAAGCAGA ATCACTTACGTGAAAGGAGACCTTTTTGCATGCCCCAAAACAGACTCGCTAGCCCACTGCATCAGTGAGGATTGCCGCATGGGCGCTGGGATAGCCGTGCTCTTCAAGAAGAAGTTCGGAGGGGTGCAGGAACTGTTAAATCAGC AGAAGAAATCTGGAGAAGTGGCCGTTCTGAAGAGAGATGGGCGCTACATATATTATTTG ATTACAAAGAAAAGGGCTTCTCACAAGCCAACTTACGAAAACCTACAGAAGAGTCTAGAGGCCATGAAGTCCCACTGTCTCAGGAATGGTGTCACTGACCTCTCCATGCCCAG GATTGGATGCGGTCTTGATCGTCTGCAGTGGGAAAATGTATCTGCGATAATTGAGGAGGTGTTTGAGGCTACAGATATCAAAATTACCGTGTACACCCTCTGA
- the OARD1 gene encoding ADP-ribose glycohydrolase OARD1 isoform X2, whose amino-acid sequence MGAGIAVLFKKKFGGVQELLNQQKKSGEVAVLKRDGRYIYYLITKKRASHKPTYENLQKSLEAMKSHCLRNGVTDLSMPRIGCGLDRLQWENVSAIIEEVFEATDIKITVYTL is encoded by the exons ATGGGCGCTGGGATAGCCGTGCTCTTCAAGAAGAAGTTCGGAGGGGTGCAGGAACTGTTAAATCAGC AGAAGAAATCTGGAGAAGTGGCCGTTCTGAAGAGAGATGGGCGCTACATATATTATTTG ATTACAAAGAAAAGGGCTTCTCACAAGCCAACTTACGAAAACCTACAGAAGAGTCTAGAGGCCATGAAGTCCCACTGTCTCAGGAATGGTGTCACTGACCTCTCCATGCCCAG GATTGGATGCGGTCTTGATCGTCTGCAGTGGGAAAATGTATCTGCGATAATTGAGGAGGTGTTTGAGGCTACAGATATCAAAATTACCGTGTACACCCTCTGA